A window of the Eschrichtius robustus isolate mEscRob2 chromosome 5, mEscRob2.pri, whole genome shotgun sequence genome harbors these coding sequences:
- the CCL20 gene encoding C-C motif chemokine 20 isoform X2, with protein MMCSSKSLLLAALMSVLLLYLCSNSEASNFDCCLQYTEKILHPKFIVGFTQQLANEACDINAVILYTRRRLAVCADPKKNWVKQAVHILSQRVKKM; from the exons ATGATGTGCAGTAGCAAGAGTTTGCTCCTGGCTGCTTTGATGTCAGTGTTGCTACTCTACCTCTGCAGCAATTCAGAAG caAGCAACTTTGACTGCTGCCTCCAATATACAGAAAAAATCCTTCATCCCAAATTTATCGTGGGCTTCACACAGCAGCTGGCCAATGAAGCTTGTGACATCAATGCAGTCAT CTTATACACAAGGAGAAGATTAGCTGTGTGTGCAGATCCAAAGAAGAATTGGGTGAAACAAGCAGTGCATATCCTCAG tCAAAGAGTCAAGAAGATGTAA
- the CCL20 gene encoding C-C motif chemokine 20 isoform X1 codes for MMCSSKSLLLAALMSVLLLYLCSNSEAASNFDCCLQYTEKILHPKFIVGFTQQLANEACDINAVILYTRRRLAVCADPKKNWVKQAVHILSQRVKKM; via the exons ATGATGTGCAGTAGCAAGAGTTTGCTCCTGGCTGCTTTGATGTCAGTGTTGCTACTCTACCTCTGCAGCAATTCAGAAG cagcaAGCAACTTTGACTGCTGCCTCCAATATACAGAAAAAATCCTTCATCCCAAATTTATCGTGGGCTTCACACAGCAGCTGGCCAATGAAGCTTGTGACATCAATGCAGTCAT CTTATACACAAGGAGAAGATTAGCTGTGTGTGCAGATCCAAAGAAGAATTGGGTGAAACAAGCAGTGCATATCCTCAG tCAAAGAGTCAAGAAGATGTAA